Proteins encoded together in one Fibrobacter sp. window:
- a CDS encoding MFS transporter yields the protein MTFLLVVIYVAFIGLGLPDTILGAAWPLMQEDLNAPLSAAGLLSIIVSIGTIISSLITPTLIRKLGTGKLVAFSICCTAAATAGYGFATEFWMMCLWAIPMGLGAGAIDVALNNFAAIHLESKHTNWLHASWGIGACLGPAILSASVFVGAGWRGAYELNAVLLGAIVLMMLAALPLWKRYETPKSRDENGRGVNENGRGGTNAGRRGDKTGASSDKDISLRAALRVPGMKLSFLTFFFYSALEISTSLWCGTYLVARGFSPEIGALAVSLMFASVMIGRVLSGFFAIKFTDMRLVHAGIAIVIAGCFALVLPLPLWFTPVCICLLGLGCAPVYPSLIHATPARFGEELSGRAIGIQMAGSYVGAVLMPPAFGFIASKFSVMLWPVALAIFVDCLLACVWLLDYVTRKKLNNAFATERIMDVLHQVEEMNAARNRLRKERRRAKRKAKLLQQQKARRKTR from the coding sequence ATGACCTTCCTGCTTGTTGTCATATACGTCGCCTTTATCGGCCTGGGTCTCCCGGATACCATTCTGGGGGCGGCTTGGCCTTTGATGCAGGAAGACTTGAATGCGCCTCTTTCGGCGGCGGGGCTCCTCTCCATAATCGTTAGCATTGGAACTATCATTTCCAGCCTGATTACGCCAACGTTGATCCGCAAACTGGGCACGGGCAAACTGGTGGCCTTTAGCATTTGCTGTACGGCCGCAGCGACGGCAGGTTACGGCTTTGCGACGGAATTCTGGATGATGTGCCTCTGGGCAATTCCCATGGGCCTTGGGGCTGGAGCCATCGACGTGGCCTTGAATAATTTTGCGGCCATCCATCTGGAATCGAAACACACCAACTGGTTGCACGCTAGCTGGGGAATCGGGGCATGTCTTGGTCCTGCGATTTTGTCTGCATCAGTATTTGTGGGGGCAGGCTGGCGCGGTGCCTACGAACTGAATGCGGTGCTGCTGGGAGCCATCGTGTTGATGATGCTTGCGGCGCTGCCTCTGTGGAAACGTTATGAAACTCCGAAATCCCGCGACGAAAACGGGCGCGGTGTAAACGAAAACGGACGCGGTGGAACGAACGCAGGTAGGCGAGGTGATAAAACCGGCGCTTCCTCGGACAAGGATATTTCCTTGCGTGCGGCTCTCCGCGTTCCGGGAATGAAACTTTCCTTCTTGACTTTCTTCTTTTATTCTGCGTTGGAAATTTCCACCAGCCTTTGGTGCGGCACCTACTTGGTTGCCCGCGGTTTTTCTCCTGAGATCGGGGCGTTGGCGGTTTCCCTGATGTTCGCCTCTGTGATGATCGGCCGCGTACTCAGCGGTTTCTTTGCCATCAAGTTTACGGACATGCGCTTGGTCCATGCTGGCATTGCCATCGTGATTGCAGGCTGCTTTGCTCTGGTGTTGCCGTTGCCCTTGTGGTTCACTCCCGTTTGCATTTGCCTGCTGGGCCTGGGCTGCGCACCTGTTTATCCTTCCTTGATCCATGCGACGCCTGCCCGCTTCGGTGAGGAACTTTCTGGCCGCGCCATCGGTATTCAGATGGCTGGTTCCTACGTGGGTGCTGTGCTGATGCCTCCTGCCTTCGGTTTTATTGCGTCCAAATTCTCTGTAATGTTGTGGCCTGTGGCCTTGGCCATTTTTGTGGATTGCCTTTTGGCCTGCGTGTGGCTATTGGATTACGTGACCCGCAAAAAGCTGAACAACGCTTTTGCTACCGAACGGATTATGGATGTATTGCATCAGGTGGAAGAAATGAATGCCGCCCGCAACCGCCTTCGCAAGGAACGCCGCCGTGCCAAGCGAAAAGCTAAACTTTTGCAACAACAGAAGGCTCGTCGTAAAACCCGTTAG